The nucleotide sequence CCGGCATTCTTAGCAGGATACCCCCCTGATCCGCACGTTCGATGATATCCTGTACGTCGCGGTCATTTTCACCCAGCAGAGCGATGCCAATCGAGACGGTGATGGGAAGGCCGTATATTCGTGGCGCACGGCCGTGTCCTCGATCGATCTTCTGATGCGATCCGCGAGGAACGCGGCGGCCTCCTGTTCGATCTCAGCCTCAAAACTCCCCTCCATCGAAGCGGGCTACCTTGCCAGTTGTGCGGATCGCCCGGCGGGTGATGTCGGCGACGTGCTTGACGGCATAGTCGCCGGCGATGTGCCCATGCGTTTCACTGATCGTCTTGAAGTGATCGATATCGATCGTCAGCGTCGTCATATTACACTAGTAGCGGCGGCTGCAGGCAAACGAATCGTCGGCGATAGTCAGAAACGAGCGCCGGTTCATCAGACTGGTCATAAAATCGGTATTGGCAAGTTCGCGCAGCCTTAGGATATCTTCCTGCACCTACATCTCGTTCTCTGTCGCGCACAGCTAGGCCTCCTTAATTCTTCCTCGGCAAGGCCGGTGCGTCGCAGTAGAGAGCGTAGCGCCCGAGAAAGCTGGAGCGCCTCGGCTGACCAGCTCTGGCGAGCCAGCATGGTCGGACCTTTGGCCCGGCCGATACGGTCAGCTTCCTGAGTGATAGCAATGATCGGGGCCGCTATCCGCAGCGACAGCAGAACAGCGAGCGACAGAGCTTCTAAGGCGGTAACAGCACCTATAGCTAGGATCGACTGTGCGGATGAGATCGCGGTGGCGAGTGCGACGTTTGCAGGCTGGCTGGCAGTGATGATCTAGTTTAGGCCTTGATAATCGAGGTAGCCAGCGCCTACATGGAGTGCGCTCAGCATCTGGTGTCCGCCGGACGCCTTCCGCAAGGTGCCGTCGTGGTCTTTCAGAATTCCGGCGAACTGGTCGCCAGCGTAGCGGATGGTGTCCCGCTGCGGTCCGACCAAAACGATGCCGTCCTTACTCAGGATCGAGAGCTGGTATCGCTATTACCGTCGCTGGCCTCGATCGACTGACAGTTGTATGGCGGCCATCCCCGAGTGGCGTTGGTAAAGGCGGTTGACCAGATGGAGCAGTAGCTAGCCAGCAAGCAGGCAAACGGCAAATAGCCCATCACGACCTACAAGACTCAGTGTGCCATAGCACCATCGCAGTTTTCCTGCTGCTTAACCAATCGCTAAGTCTATCCGATAGATACGAGGCAACTTTTCATGCTTCGCGCGATTTTAATTGGACCTTTCCCATTGGGCGTACGTATTTCGCCCGGACACCGTCGTCTGGAGCGACCATGACCGCGCAATATAACGAAGCTGAACGACTGGACGCTCTCACGCGGCTCCGATTGCTCGATACGTCACCAAGCGAAACGTTCGATCGAATAACGCGCACAGCCAGCAAGCTCTTCGAACTCCCGATTGCCGCCGTATCCCTGACCGATAGCGATAGGCAGTGGTTCAAGTCACGAATCGGAGTTCAACACGACTCGATCCCGCGCGACAAAGCGCCTTGCGCGGAAGTTGCCGAGACCGCTAGCGTGGTCGTCGTTCCCGACCTGATGGAAGACCCGCGCTATTCAACAAGCCCATTGGCCGAACAGGGAATCCGGTTTTACGCTGGTGCGCCTCTTATCACGCGTGATGGCCATGGACTGGGCGCCCTGTGCGTTCTCGGTGTAAAGCCTAGAGCCGTCTTAGACTCTGAGCTTACGGCATTGAAAGACATGGCCGAGATGGTGATGGCACAGATCGAGCTGCAACACGCCTTTGGCCGGATCGACCCAGTCAGCGGCCTCCCGAACCGCCTCCAGTTTTTCGAAGATCTGATGGATCTCGCGCGGGACCACAACAATACGCAGCACATCGCTGTTCTCGTCGATTTGGCGAGGGATGAGCAAATCAGTAGCGGCACGCGCGTCATGGGCGCTGGCTACATAGATGACATTGTTCGCGCCTCTGCTCGGCTGGTCCGCGAAGCGCTTGGTTCAAATCGGACAGCCTATCACGTCGGCGCAACCCAATTCGCCTTCCTTGCGCCTCCTGACGTGGACCCATCCGAGTATCAGACACGTTTACAGGACTTTCTCGACAGAATAGCCAAAGGATCGACTGGCAGCTTTCTGAAGACGGCCTCTATCGGCCTTGCGCCATTCCGTCCGGGTGAGACCGAGCCTTTGGCTATCCTGAGGATGGCGCACAGCGCTGCGCTGGAGGCACGCGGATCGCTGAATGCCGTGAGGAAATACTCGCCTGAAGAAGATCAAGTCCATGTACGGCGCTTCGCACTTTTGAAAGACTTCGGGGTGGCTCTGCACGAGGGCGGGAATCAGTTTCACCTCTTGTTTCAACCCCGCATTGACATGAACACCGGAGACTGTTCCGGCGCTGAGGCTCTCATGCGGTGGAGCCATCCCCAATTGGGCCCGGTCCCGCCGAGTGAGTTCATCCCGATCGTTGAGCAGACGACGCTGGCCCGAGAAACCAGCGATTGGGTGCTCAAAAGCGCGATACGGCAACTCGGATATTGGCACGCTAGCGGCCGACAGCTGACACTTTCAGTCAATCTTTCTGCGACGAATCTCGAGGAGTCAGATCTCGTTCAGCGCGTTCAGCTGCTGTTGCTGAAGCACCGCGTTCGCCCGCAGTTCCTCGAATTGGAGCTTACCGAGAGCGCGGTTATGCGAGACGGTGAGCGCGCCCTGTGGCAGCTAAGCGCTCTACGTTCCACCGGCATACGGCTCGCTATCGACGATTTTGGGACGGGACATAGCAGTCTGTCATACCTCCAACGGCTCCCCATTGATGTCGTGAAGATCGACCGGTCTTTTATCAAAGAGCTTGGGACAGGCACGAAACCAAAGTCGTTGGTTAACTCTATGATCACGCTGTCGCATGAACTCGGTTATCGGGTGGTTGGTGAAGGCGTCGAGACCGCTGATGTCGCGGAGTTACTACGCGAACTTGGATGTGACGAAGCACAAGGCTACCTATTCGCGAAGCCTATGGGGCCGGCGGAGTTCGAGCGATGGCTATCCGCTCCCAAGGGGATTTCACATCGAATTGCTTCATAACGATCCGACTTCAGAGAAATTGGGCGGCCTTCGTGCTGTGACAGAGTTGGTTGGGCCTATAATTTTTGAGAGCTGATCGATTGCGGCAGGCGCTGCGTGTCCAGGCTTGGCCTCGCTTTCTTGACAATTGATATTCAACGACCCAGCCGTATCTTGATCTATCGGCGATATCATCTCACCTCTGAGGGCCCTGTCTCCTCTCCCCTGGCTCTGCACTTAACTATGCATAGCAAGGACCCCGTACGACCCCGGACAGGGGCACATCAAATTGGCGAAACTTCGCTGCAGCGTGGCTGAAAGTCAGCATTTGTCCGAGTCCTGAATCGAGCCCGGACAAATCCTGCCTTTCTCGAAACGTCATTTTAACCACAAGAGGCAAATGCTGATCGGGCCTGAAACCTTTGGTAACGAAGTCTCAAATGTGGCGTTCACTCTGTAACTGCCTTATTAAAAAGCTCTGCTTAGCGACGACGTGCGCATTGGTTGGTTGCCAAACGACCGCAGGGCTTCCTCCGGCAGCGATCGGCCTCCCGGATCGTTTCACGACAGGATCGACAACACCTATACCCAGCCGGTTCGTGGCTTGGTGGCGTCAAGTCGACAACAAGGAATTGCGGAACCTGATCGATCGCGGCCTATCCAACAATCTCGATATCGAGAAGGCCGTCGACCGTCTTCTGATCGCGCGTCAGAATGTCACCATCGCGCGTGCGGACGGATTGCCGCAGATCGGCGCTGGCGGAACGACGCAATCGTCCGGCGCGTCGCCGTCTGATCTGCTCAGCACGACATCGACGAACTCCGCCGGCATCAACGTATCCTGGCTACTGGACCTCAACGGCAAGATCGCAAGGCAGACCAGGGCGTCGGAAGCATTGCTCAGGGCTGCAGGCTATGATTTCAGTTCAATCCGATTGGCATTCCTCTCCGACTTGATCGCGACCTATATCGAAATGAACTATCTGAGCCGCGTGATCGAGGTGACCGAGGGCTCGATCAAGAATGCCCGCGACACGGTCACACTGATTCGCAACATGAAGGAGTTGGGGACGGCCAGTGAGCTGGATATCTCCCAGGCTCAGGTCGATCTGGCGAGCCTGCGCGCCACGCTTCCTGCACTCCAGCGCGACAGGATCATCGCCCAAAATCACCTTGCGACGCTGATCGGCGAGCCCGCAGGACGCCTCAAACTTGCAGGGAGCGTTTGGATGGGGCCGGTCGTGATCGCTAAAGACGCGGCTGGCATCCCGAGCGACCTGATCCGCAACCGCCCCGATATCCGGCTCAAGGAGCAACTGCTGTATGCGGCTGCGGAACGCATCGGCGTCGCGAAGGCAGATCTGCTCCCCACACTTACATTGAACGGCAGCATCAATGCCACGCTGCTGCAAGGGCCAGCCGGCCTTCTCAGCGGCGCCACCTGGGCTTTCGCTTCCTCGCTCGTGGCCCCAATCTTCGACGGCGACCGACGCCGCGCGGCCATCGACATCGCCGAGTCCGACTGCCGTATTCGCTATGCCGACTGGAGGCAGAATGTTTTGACCGCCATCGAAGAGGTAGAGAATCTGCTGACCTCAATCAATCGTGGCCGGATAGAACTCACCGCGTGGCAAGAGAGTGTCGAGGCAAACGAGATCAGCCTGACTTTGGCCCGGGAAGCGATGACAGGAGGCACCGGCATCTTGCTCGGCGTCCTGGACGCCCAGCGCTCGCTGAATCGATCGCGCCTCGCCCTTGCCCAAAGCGAGCGTCAACTTGCGAGGTACCGACTTTCCCTGATGATCGCCGTCGGTGCCGGCGCCGACGCTCCGGAATCTGCGCCTTCTACACCTGTGCTGCCGCCAACGGCCTCTGCCACGCCCCGGCCGATGCCCGCAGCAACGGTGGTGGCTCAGCAATAGCTTTGGGCTGCAAGGCAGGGCGTGACCGCGTGAAGCGGTTTCACGAAGCCCGCGCCGTAGCAGACCTGAGAGAACCATTGGCCTCCAGGACATCCAACTGCCGTAGCGTGTGCTCGAAGATGTTCTCCATTCTGACCAGGATTGCCCGCAAATCGGCGGGACCGGCCTCGCCCGACCTGAGTAGATTCTCCAGACGTTCAGCCAATGCCGCCATTCCCGATGCGCCGATGATCCTGCTCGAGCTCTTGATCGTGTGAGCAGGAAGAACCGCTGATTCCCATTCTTGCGTATCGATGCGCTCGCGGAGCAAGTCCAGATATGCGCGTGTATCGGTCCGGTACAGGGACAGCAGCGTATCGAAATTGCGGACCAGGTCGCGTGTCTGCCTCAACACGGAGAAATCCATCAACGGGATCTTGCTGCGGCTGTCGGCTCGAGGAGCCGCATCTGCAACGGGTGACGGCACCGTCTCAGGCGGTCGAAGCAGAGCCGCGGACGTCGTCGCGTTTTGCGTATCATTGTCGGCGCCAAGCGTATCCGTCCGGGCCGGATCAATCGCCGCGGCCTCCCGACCAATTGCGTCGCCCGACGATGTCGCTGCGGCCCCGGCCACGGACGCAACCGTCGCCGGCGGGATCACTTTGACAACGCCGTTCGGCTCCGCAGCGGGCGACCTCGTTTCCTGAGGCAGCTTTAGCAAACCGCGTTTCAGAAGCTCCGACAATATTTCGGACATGCTTCGCACTGAAATCGGTTTGAATACGACGTCGTCCATGCCTGCTTCGATGCAGGCCTCACGGTCACCCTTCAGCGCGTTCGCGGTCACGGCCACGATCGGGCATTCTCTCACCAAACCCTGCGCCATGAGCTCTCGCAACCTTCCCGTTGCAACGAACCCGTTCATCTCCGGCATCTGACAATCCATCAGAATGAGATCGAACGAGCCTTTCTTCGCCAACTCGATCGACGTGGCCCCTTCGGTCGTGGATTCGACGTCGAAGCAGAACTGCCGCATGATCTCCTCGAGGATGATGAGATTGATCTGGTTGTCGTCCACGAGAAGCGCATGAAGGCCTTCAAATTTGAGCCAATCGGGCCTATCGTTGTTTATGCTGGGAGGCCGCGCCACTGCCGTCGGCAACTTTTCTTGTACAGCAACCGATTGCAGACATTCGATGAGATCCGCGCCGATAAACGGCTTGACCAGAAATGCGTCAAACTGCTCGTACTTCGCGCTCACCTCGCGTTCACCCAGCACGACCGCTGGAATGCCGCGCGGGATCTGGCGCTTGAGTTGCAGCCACTGATCGCAGGCCCGATGAAGGTCGCGATCCTGATCGAAGATCAGCGCCCGCAGCGGTCCCTCCTGCAACAAGTACGCCACCTTCGACGGAAGCTCAGGCCCGTAGTCCAGCTTGATACATTCGCTGCCCTCATCCGAAAGCGCGTTGAGGATGGCCTTGAACTGAGCATCAGAGCCTGTGATCACGGCGATGCGCTGACAGCTGTTGATCGGCATGCTATCGGAAGGAAGCCGCGAGACCGGCAACCAGAACTTGAAGGTTGATCCGACCCCAACGTTACTATCTACCGTGATGTCACCTCCCATGGCATCGCATAGCTTCTTGCAAATGGCGAGACCGAGCCCCGTCCCCTCATAGTGGCCCTGATCGTCCTCGGACGCCTGCGCAAAGCGACGGAACAGCTTCTTCTGCTGCTCGACCGAGAGGCCGATCCCTGTGTCTGTAACCGCTACCTCGATCACCCCCTCCGCGTCATCCGCGGGACGGTAAGACACGACAATCGCAATACTCCCGGATGGGGTGAATTTGATGGCATTGCTGATGAGGTTGCCAAGGACCTGTCTCAGCCTCATCGGGTCGACCTCGATGTAACGTGGCACCTGCGGCGCAAGGTCGAGCACGAGTTCTAGTTTCTTCTCTCGCGCCTGGGCGAAATAGAAGCTGACAATTTCCTTCATATGGACAGGCAAATCTACTCGCGTCGGGTTGATCGCGATCTGCCCGCTCTCAAGCTTCGCCATATCCAAGACGTCGTTCAGAATGGTTAAAAGCAGGGATCCGGATGTCGCGATCAGCTGCAAGTATGTCTTCTGAAGCGCCGACAGCTCCGTTCTAATGAGGACATCTGCCATTCCTAAAATGCCGTTCAACGGCGTGCGAATCTCATGGCTCACGTTTGCGAGGAACTCGCCCTTCGCTTCATTTGCTGCATTTGCACGCTGCAGGGCATCCTGGAGACGCTGCTGTTGCAAGCGTCCGCATCTCGCAAACATCACGAAGAGCGCTGTCGCAAGCAGAAAGAGGAACACCAATCCAACCACGAATCCGAAAAGGCCTGGGACATCGGAACGTTGTTCGGCAAAATCCACGATCAGCTCGACGTCGCGCACAATGGTTACAGTCTTCCGTGAGTGTTTCGACACCCCCAGTATCCCGCTGTCCTCATTGCCAATCTTGCTCTTCCAATCATAGAGAGTGTCGCCAACCCTGAGCTGCAACCCGGAAAGCCGCGTACTCGTCGCAAAGGAAGCGAACGCCTTGGCTATCGCGGCATCCAGATCCAGCACCAGATATACAATCAGATCCTTCCCGGGATTTTCACGGTCAGGCGCGCTCTGCACAAGAACGAGATCGGTACTCCTCAGCGCTGAGAATGACTTCGGGTATCGATCGGCGGTAAACCCTCGCGTTCTGGACGGGTAACGTTTCAGCTCGGAATTGAGCGCCTCAGCTTCGCCGGAATCAATTCTTAGCTCTCCACGATCGCCGACGAAACGCTCGTGCCTGAAACGGCCGCCGACGCTGAAATAGCCAATCTCCACGACGTTGGGCGACCTTTTTGACAACTGAAACAGCTTTTGTTCGATCAAGTACCGCTGGTCAGTCGCCAGCATGGCCACCATATCCTTGATGCGTACGAGGCCCAGGTCGCCGTCCGCCGACAAGATGCGCGAAATTCCGTCGACCTCGAGATCAAATCGCTGATGGTTCCTGTCAATTGTGCCAGCCACGTAAAAGTACAAAAGGGCGGCAGTCGCCGCAAAGAACGTCACGATCGTTGCACCGAGCGGAATCCGGATCGTCCGATCCTTGCGCTGAAACTGCATGTTCACCACTCGGCTGGGCGCTTTGCCTGGATCACCCCAACGACTTCGTTGCCAGCTTCGTTGTACACCAGCTTGCTAAACGTATAGTTGTTGGCGCGCGCGATACCGCGTCCGTTCGGCGCCAACGCTCGCGAGGGATCTGTCGACAGAAACGGCCGCCAGTCGAAGCCGGGGCCGGTGTCCTTCACGGAGAGCACCAAATGCCCGTCCTTGCGCATCATCGTCGCTTCCACCTCGCCGCGTAAAGCCGGGCTTCGGCCACGACTGTCCAGCTCGCTCTGCCATCGGCCGGCGGCCAGCAGCGCAGCCTTGTTCTGCAAGCCGAACCGCAGCACGCCATGCTCGACGGCGTTCTGAACCAATTCATAGATTCCCTGAATGATCGCCTCGGGTTCGGAATGCAGGCTTGCGAGGAGACTGCAGACGCCTTCCACTTCGTGAGGGCGACTGAGCGACATCCGCATCACGACGACATTGCCGAATGCAGCCTGATGGACAGCGAGACGGGAGGATACATTGCGTTGCCGGTCGACCTCCTTCTTGGCCGACTCCACAACCGACTTCACGAGCTCGATCGACGGCGGCTTCGTCAAATAGTAGAAAGCGCCGGCATCGAGTCCGGCGGCAACATCCTCTGCGATGTTGGATCCCGTGAGCAGGATCACGGGCATGGCGCGAGTCGACGGCTCTCTCTTGAGCCGCCTCGTCAGCGCCAGGCCGTCCATGACCGGCATGATCCTGTCCGTGATGACCAGATCGGCCCGCGCCGGATTTTCCCGGAGCATCGCGAAGGCCTCGGCACCATCGCTCGACGTCTCGACGAGGTAACCAAGCGAAGACAGCAACTGTTCGAGAAAGCTGAGAGAAAAGCTGTCATCGTCTACGATCAGGATACGCGTTCGATCTACGTCTTTTGAGCCGACGCTGTTGGGCATTGGTCAACGTTCGCTGAAGGCCGAGCTCAGCGTCCTCTGCAAGGGGGTTAAAATGTATTGCATGACGGTCTTCTGGCCCGTGATGATCTCGCAGCTCACCTCCATTCCAGGCAGGATCACCGCTCCCGGAGCTTTCGGCATCCGGGTGTCCAAAGGCCGAATCTTCACTCGATAGTAGTACTGTCCGCCGATCTGGAACGATGACGGCGAAATCGTTTCGACGACGCCCTCGAGGCTTCCATAGCGCGTGTAATCGTAGGCTCCCACGCGGATCTGCGCGGGTTGCCCCGGACGTAGATAACCGATTTCAGAGGATCGCACGTTGGTTTCCGCTACCAGCTCGGTATTGAGCGGCACGAGGGTAGCGAGCACCTGGCCGGACCCGACCACCTGGCCGACGGAATTCACATCGAGTGACTTGACCATGGCGGCCACCGGCGCCGTAATCGTCAGACGCAGCTTCCGATCATTTTTCTTGGCGATGTTCGCGTCGACGACGTTGAGATTGGCCTCGAGGTCCCTGATCTTGAGGGCTCGATTCGCGCGAAGCTCGGCGCCATAGCTGACCAGTTGCTTTTCGACCTCGGCCAACCGCTCGATGGCGGCCTGCTCCCTGGCCGATGCGGATTCGGCCGCCGAACGCGCTCGCACAACGCCCTGGCGCCGCTCTTCGGCCTGGAGGCCTGTCGCCACCCCCTTCCGCATCAATTCGTTGAAGCGGCGTGCCTCTCGTTCCGCGTTGTCCACCTCGTCCAACGCGCCTTTCAGCTGGATGGCAGCCGCCTCACGGTTGAACTTGGCCTGTGCGATCTGGCTCGAGAGACGTGAATACTCGTTCTTCTCCAGCGTCTTCGCCGCGGTGAATGCATTGGTGTTCGCGAGCTCCTCCACGGGGTGCTTTCCCGATGAGCTCTCGAATTGCGGCTCCTGTCCCTCGAACAGCGCAATCTGCGCTGCGATCTGTGCGCGCAGGTCGAATCTCTGCCGCTCGAGCGCGACATCATCCTCTGCGGTATTGGCGTCACGAAGGACGATCAACGTGTCCCCCTTCTTGACCATCGCGCCTTCACGAACGGCGATCCTCTCGACCATGCCGCCTTCCAGATGCTGGACCACCTGCTCTGCTCCGACCGGCGTGAAGCTGCCCACCGCCTGTGTGACCTCCTTGAGGTTGGCGAAGCAGGCCCAGACGATGCCGGCGGCGGTCGCGACCGCCGCAACCCATCCGAAAGACCGCGACAAGCGCACTGTCGCGCTCTCGCTTGCCATCGGCGGCAAAGCGATCGCGTCCATCAGGCGCTTGTCACGCTCGAACGCGACCCTGACCGTTGGAATGATTCCAGCATTCTTCATGCGCGCCTCTCGTTCCGCGCGCGTCCGCCGGCCAGAAGCCGGGGGACGCCGCCATAGGACAAGTCGACGATGCGATCCGCTTCATCCAGGAAATCGGCGCGATGCGACACAAAGATGATCGTCCGACTGCCCCGGAACTCCACAATCGTCCGGCGCAGCAGGACGCCGAGGCTGCGATCCATCAGACTATTCGGAAACTCGTCAATCAGGACCAACTTGCTGTTTGTGAGGATTGCTCTCGCAAACGCGACCCGCAGCCGGAATTCATCGCCGAACCGCCGCGCTTCGTCGGCAGTGATGCAATGGTCCAGACCGCTCGCGAGTTGGCCGATATCCTCCTGGAGGCCGACGATTCTGAGCACTTCCTTCAGATTCCGGTCTGAAACCAGAGGATTGGCAAACAGCAGGTTGTCGCGGATCGTTCCGGGTACCAATGAAGGCTGTTGGGGGATGTAGGAGATCCGCCGGCGCAACTCCTCGACAGAAAACTGCCGGATGTCGACGCCGTCGAGCCGAATGGCGCCCAGGCCGATCTCCATCATGCCAAGGATCATCTTGAGGATGACCGATTTGCCGGTACCTGCTGCTCCGTGGAGCCCGATGACCTCGCCCGGGCGCACGTCCAGATCCAAACCGACGAAGACAGGACGGGTATCCGCCGCACGAAAACCGACATTGACGAAGCTCACCGCCCCCGTCAGGTCGCCCATCCGCTCCCGCGCCTTGAGCCGATCGAGTTCGGTCGGCATGTCCTTGAACTCGTTGACCTGGGAGACGCTCTTTCTGATCTGTTCGATACGAAGCACCGAGAGACAAAACGTGTGGAATGGAAGCAGGCAGCGAAGGCCGAGGATCGTCATCGCGAGCACCTCGACACCGCCCGCAATGCTGGATTTGACGGCCAGTCCCCGCATCACCATGAGCAGGATGATAGAACCTGAGAACACTGCCGAAGATGCGGCCTCGACCACCGCGCCAAGCTTCTGCAACTGAGCTTGCGCCGCCTGATCACGGCCGAATTGATCGCTCAGGCGATTGGCCCAGACATGCTGCAAGCCCAGGTCGGAGATCACCTGCATGCGGTCGAATGTCTCGATCGCTATCCGCTGGGCCTCCGTAGCCTCGTCGGCGACCACCGAGATATGGACTCTGGCGAAACGCAGGCCGACGAAGAAGACGAGGCTGAAGGCGGCCATCGCGGCCACCAGAACCAGCGCGCTGTGCCAGTCGATCATTGCAACAATCGCCGCGTAGAACGGCGCCAGCGCCATATCCAGCGCCGCCGGACAGGCGGGACTGACGAGGAAGTCGCGAATCCCCTCGAACGACCGCATGCGCGCCGCCTGCGCCGCCGGCGGCGCTCTCTCGGACAGGAACGGCGGCAACCTCAATATGTGATCGAAGGACGCTGCGTTGACCAGAAACTCCAGCCGATTAGCCACCCAGGACAGAATGTTTGAACGGAGCTGCGAGAGTTTTGCGTCCGCCACCAGGATCAGGATCAGCCCGATGGCGAGCATCGGCAGCGTGTCGAGCGCCGCGCGGCCGATCACTTCCGAAAATATCGTCGAGATCGCGACCGCCGACAACACGCCGAGCGCCGCGAGACAGAAGCTGATCGCGCCAAGCGTGAGCCAGATATTCCGGAACCGGCTCGTGAGCGCCGCAATCCAGCTCAGGCCGGTGTGGCCGCGGCGGGTCGCCGACAATGGGTCGACCACGCTGCGGAATGCGAAGGTGACGACGCGAAGTTGTCGCGACAGACCATCGATCTCGAACGGTTCAGGCCTGGCTCCGTCCACCAGCCGGAAGCGGCGTCCGGTTCGCGTGTCGGTCACGACGACGAATTTCTCGCCCCCCGATCGATCGCGGACCAGAAATGCGGGCTCGGTCAGAAGGAGATCCTTCGGAGCGGCCGAGCTCTTGACAACGTAGAAGCCGAGGTTGGCCATCGCGGTGACAACGATCGTCTCGCCATGCGTCAGTCGGCCGCGCGGCAGTGCTCCCAATACGTTCTTGAGCGGAAAATCGTGACCGCTGAAGATCACCAGAGCGGCGAAGATCTCGGCGGTTTTGTGCTCGAAGCCCTCCCGGGCGATGATTGCGGCAGCGGTGGTGACGGCCGCGCATTTCTGCTCGATCTCCGAAGGCGCCGCCGTCGGCGTCGCAACGGGCCGGTCATGGTTCTCGGCAGATGCAAACTCTTCAGCTCGGCTCAGCAATG is from Bradyrhizobium sp. ORS 285 and encodes:
- a CDS encoding ATP-binding cassette domain-containing protein codes for the protein MTARALLSRAEEFASAENHDRPVATPTAAPSEIEQKCAAVTTAAAIIAREGFEHKTAEIFAALVIFSGHDFPLKNVLGALPRGRLTHGETIVVTAMANLGFYVVKSSAAPKDLLLTEPAFLVRDRSGGEKFVVVTDTRTGRRFRLVDGARPEPFEIDGLSRQLRVVTFAFRSVVDPLSATRRGHTGLSWIAALTSRFRNIWLTLGAISFCLAALGVLSAVAISTIFSEVIGRAALDTLPMLAIGLILILVADAKLSQLRSNILSWVANRLEFLVNAASFDHILRLPPFLSERAPPAAQAARMRSFEGIRDFLVSPACPAALDMALAPFYAAIVAMIDWHSALVLVAAMAAFSLVFFVGLRFARVHISVVADEATEAQRIAIETFDRMQVISDLGLQHVWANRLSDQFGRDQAAQAQLQKLGAVVEAASSAVFSGSIILLMVMRGLAVKSSIAGGVEVLAMTILGLRCLLPFHTFCLSVLRIEQIRKSVSQVNEFKDMPTELDRLKARERMGDLTGAVSFVNVGFRAADTRPVFVGLDLDVRPGEVIGLHGAAGTGKSVILKMILGMMEIGLGAIRLDGVDIRQFSVEELRRRISYIPQQPSLVPGTIRDNLLFANPLVSDRNLKEVLRIVGLQEDIGQLASGLDHCITADEARRFGDEFRLRVAFARAILTNSKLVLIDEFPNSLMDRSLGVLLRRTIVEFRGSRTIIFVSHRADFLDEADRIVDLSYGGVPRLLAGGRARNERRA